From the genome of Atribacterota bacterium:
TAGCCTCCATTTACTCCAAAGGCCTTGCCTAAGGTACCAATCAGGATATCAACACCATCAGCTTTAGTATATTCTTCTGTGCCCCTACCTGTTGCTCCAAAACAGCCTACCCCGTGAGAATCGTCTACTACCACTACTACCCCTTCAGCAAAGTGCTTTTGAAATCTTTGGGAAAGCTCTGAAATCCTATCCAAGAGGGCATAGTCTCCTCTCATGCTGAAAATACCATCGGTTAAAATAACAATACGCTTTCCCTTGCCGATACTCTTTTTTAGTTGTTCTTCTAATTCTCCCATATCAAGATGACGGTAGATGGCCTTATCGGCCGGTCTGGATAGGCGAATGGCATTAATAATACAGTTGTGGTTTAACTCATCACTAATTACTATGGTCTCTCCCGTAATCAAGGGAGTTAGGACACCTAGTACTGTAGTATAGGCTGAACTAAAAATAATGGCATCATCTCTTTTATGGAAATTAGCTAACTTCTGCTCTAATTTTCGATGAGCCTGAAAGGTACCGCTGATGAAACGTACTGCTCCCGGTCCTGTACCAAACTGAAGAGTAGCCTCTTTCCCAGGTGAAATCATCTCTTTGCGCAATGATAAGCCGAGGTAGGAATTAGAATTCATACGGATATAGGGCTTACCTTCTCTACCCTTTAAAAAGTAACGGGGTCCTTCTTCCCCTTTTGCTTTTCTAATATCAGTAATAATCATCTCTCTGCCTTTTAAGCGACCTTCTTGTTCTAAGTTTTGCAGGGATTCCTGAAGTGCTTTTTCTAATCTTTCTAAACACATAAGAGGCATCCTCCTTTATAAAATCTATTTTTTATTTAATTTCACCTTTAGTTTTGCAATCATATCTTTAGTCATCTTGGGCAGATCATAATCCGGCTGCCAATCCCATTCCTTCCGTGCCACCTGGTCATCCATGCTATTAGGCCAGGAATCGGCGATGGCCTGTCTTACCGGATCTATCTGATAGCTTATCTGGAATTTTGGAATCCATCTCTTGATTTCCTCAGCCAGTTCTCTGGGAGAAAAACTCATCGCAGTAACATTATATCCGTTGCGATGTACCAGTCGACTGCTTTCTGTTTCCATAAGCTGAATCGCCGCCTTTATGGCATCAGGCATATACATCATATCTAAATAGGTATCTTCTCTTAAAAAGCAGCTATAATGTTGCTGGGTAAGGGCTTGGTAAAATATCTCCACTGCATAATCAGTGGTTCCCCCGCCTGGGAGTGTTTCATAGGAGATTAGACCAGGGTAACGAACTCCACGCACATCAAGATTATATTTCTGATAATAGTAAGTACAGAGCAATTCACCGGTTAATTTGGTGATGCCATAGATGGTGGAAGGCCGTTGAATGGTATCCTGCGGTGTCTTATCTTTGGGAGTGCTGTCACCAAATACCCCGATGGAGCTGGGGAAAAAGACGGCACATTGATAGGATTTCGCTAAATCAAGGACATTAATCAAACCCTGAAGATTGACTTCCCAGGCTAATTTGGGATTCTGTTCGGAAGTGGCAGAAAGTAAGGCTGGCAGGTGGTAAATGGTATCAATGTGGTATTTCTGGAGAAGGGCAGTGAGTGCTTTGGTATCAAGACAATCTGCTGTTTCAAAAGGACCTGAGTCTGTTAATTTATCAGAGGATGGTTTTTTGACATGGCCTCCAGCAACTACATTGGCTGAACCGTATCTATCTCGCAAAGCCAATGTCAGCTCAGAACCAATCTGCCCAGTAGCACCAATCACCAGAATGTTTTTCATTTGGGTTCCTCCCTTTGATTTTTTTGAGAAGAAAAAATATCTTAAACTATTAAATTATTATACTGGATAACCGTCATAGAGATTAATCTTAATTGTTTCTATGAAGTGGATGGCATGCTCCTGCAGTATCTGTTGGCATCTTTCTCCATCTCTTGCCTCCAGGGCTTTAATCAGGCTTTCTATCTCCTGAGGAATTTGTAAAGAGTAACTTTCCGATTTTTCAGCCAGATACCATAGACGTCCCAATCTATTTCTGAGTTTCTCCAGACTATCTGCCAGTACTTCATTTCCGGTAGACTTGTTTAGTAAATCATGGAATTGAGCATCAAGTTGAATAATTTTCTTTCTGCTCTTTTCCTTTTTTATCTTTTCTGCCAGAATCATCATTTCAGCAATCTCTTCCTGTTTTGCCCTTTTTACGGCCAGTTTTCCCACCATTCCCAGTAAAAATAATCTCACTTCGAAAACATCCTTTAACTCCTGAAAACTTAAATCACTAACATAAGCACCATTATTGGGAATAATACTAATCAATTTTTCCTCTTCCAATCGAATTAGCGCTTCTCTAATAGGAATAGCGCTCACTCCGAATTCTTTAGAAAGATCTTTGATATTAAGCATCTGGCGGGGTTTATAGTCAAAGAAGACAATTCTTCTTTTCAACTCATTAAAGAGATCGCTTCCTTTCATTCTTTTGATATCCTTCATATATTGTAAATATATTGTTCATATTTTTATTATATATCTTTTTCAAATAAAAATCAATTAATATATAAGGGGACGGTTCTTTTGTGTTCTTAGAAGTTTTATGAATTATCCTAATGATACATCCAGGATCATCATGATGGTAAATCCAATCATTACTCCCATAGTCGCCAGATCGGAATTGCCCTTTTGCTGTGACTCAGGTATCAACTCCTCTACCACTACAAATATCATAGCTCCCGCAGCAAAGGCAAGGGCATAAGGAAGAATAGAGCGAGAAATTAAGACGGCTGAAACCCCAATCATACAGAAAATTGGTTCTACAATGCCAGAAAGTTGGCCGTACCAGAAGCTTTTTCGAGCAGACATACCTTCTCTTCTTAAAGGCATAGAGATAGCCATGCCTTCCGGAAAATTCTGTATTCCAATACCAGTTGCTAGCGCGATAGCACCACTAAGAGTAGAGGCTGGTAAGCCAGCAGCCACCGCTCCGAAAGCTACTCCTACTGCCAACCCCTCTGGGATGTTGTGCAAGGTTACAGCGAGAATAAGCAAAGTACTCCTCTGCCAGGTTGTAGAGACTCCTTCAGCTTCTTTCATTGATAAACCAAGATGTAGGTGTGGTAATACTGCATCAATCACCCGTAGAAAAATACCACCCAGAAGAAAACCAATGGCAGCTGGAACCCAACCGGGAAAAGGTCCTTCTTCACCCATAGCAATTGCCGGCGCCAGGAGAGACCAGTAGCTTGCCGCTATCATCACACCAGCAGCAAATCCTAACATAGCATCCAATAATTTTCTATTCACCTCCCTGGTTAAGAAGACTGCCCCAGCACCAAGTGCAGTCATACCCCAGGTAAATATTCCAGCCAGAAACGCCTGGGCAATCGGATGTAAAAGAGAGAATGCATTAAGCATATTAATATTTTTCCCCTATATTTTAATGTTTGATTTATTAGTGAAACCATAACAATAAAATACTAGCGCCCAACTCCACAGCCAATATCAAAAAAGGTATCTGGGCTAATTAAATTTTTTCTTTGGCTATTAATTGATAGGTTTCATTGATCCTGTTCACATTTTTAACAAACTCTTCCCACTCGTCCTTTTTAAATACGCAATTTGAAGCTACATCAACCGAATAAATTATAAGATCTACATCTTCGATATTACAAAATGCTTCCATACTTAGAAATTCGCCAATTTTGGTTCTTTCTAAAAGTATCTTACGCATCATAAGGCCTCCTTTAAAAAAAGATAGTAAGGGAGGTTTCCCTGAAATCCCTCTATCTATCTATTAGTATATTTAGTTATCATGTTTTGCGCCGTGCGTATTGCATGACATTTGCTAATACCATACTTTTATATGATAGATAATAAAATAGTAAATTATTCTTTATAATCTTTATAATAATTATAACAGATAATTTAGTGCATTGGTTTTCTGCTATTTTAAATCCAATTCCAACTGGATATCCAATTTCATAAGAAAAAATTGTGAATTTTATTTACCTATAAAAATCAGTTTCCTTCCCTTCTCCCTTTTCTAATTGAGCGATAAACATACCAGTAAAAATTGCTATTCCTCCTATTAATCCAAAAACACCGACAGTTTCTCCTAAAATCAGGTGAGAAAATAAGGCTCCAAAGACAGGTTCCGTAGAAAAAATAATGGCAATTTTAGTCGGACTGGAATAACGTTGGAAACGATTCTGTAAATAAAAAGCGAGAGCAGTAGCAAATAATCCGGTAACCATAATTGCCCATAGTACCGACTGATGGTATGAAAAATGGAGTGCTTCTCGTTCAAATAAAAAGGACATAAAAAAAGACATAAAACAAACGGTAACCAATTGTATGAAAACCAGCTGAATATAATCATATTTTTTGGTATAAATATCTACAGCAATAATATAGAGAGCAAATCCTACTGCCCCCAGGAAAACAAGTGAATCACCTGTATTGATATAATAAAGTGTCCCATTAGAATTCATTAACCAGAGACCGAGCATGGCTAGAATCACTCCAATTATGGAGTTAAGTTGGATTTTTTCCCTGCTCCAGAAAAAAGCAAAAATAGGAACCAGAACTACTGAAATTCCAGTAATAAAGGCAGTTTTAGTAGCAGTAGTAAATTGGGTTCCAACTGTCTGCCCAAAATAACCAATAAAAAGAAATAACCCTACCAGAAATCCCTTTTTAACAGTCTGCAGTCTAATTTTTCTTAATTGATTATAAAAAATTAAAAAAATTACTGAAAAAGCCAGAAAAAAGCGATAGGTCAAAAAGGTGAAGGGAGGGATTGTCAAAAGTATGTTTTTGATTAGAGGGAAGGTATAGCCCCAGATAATTACTACTCCCAATAGTGTTATTTCTGCTTTGAATCTACTATTTGTTCTATTCATGTTTTTTTCAACCTATTTCTTTCCTCTTATTTGTATAATTAATTTTAATATTTAATTTTATTATTTATTGCTGCAACCAACCATTTTTTAATCCACACTGCTCAAAGATAACCTTTGCCTTTTGATATTCTTTTCTGCTAATACCACAAGAGAGTTGGGGATAATTCATAGCTTTAAAGGTAGGAAAATATTGAGACATCAAGCTAATATAAATTTCTTGGGATATATTTTTAGCAATCCATGGTAATATCTGGTCAGTGCCAGCCAGATTATTTGGTAAGACCAAATGACGAATTATCAATCCGGAAACAGCAACTCCATTCTGGTCTACTTTTAAATTGCCCACCTGTCGATACATCTCACGCAAGGCGTCTTTAAGTACGGAAACGTAATTCTTTGCTCTGGAATACTTCCAGGCAATAAAGTTATCAGCATACTTAGCATCCGGAAGATAAATATCTATAATTCCCTCTAATAACTTTAAAGTAGTCAGGGATTCATAACCACTGCTATTATATACTATTGGTATAGAAAGACCTCTTTTTCTGGATTTCCCTATCGCTGCTATAATCTGTGGTACAAAATGAGTTGGTGTTACCAGATTAATATTATGACATCCCTTTTTTTGTAAATCAAGCATAATACTGGATAATTGGTATATAGAAATTGGATTACCATTACCCAGCTGACTAATGGGATAATTCTGACAAAATATACAACGTAGTGTACAATTAGTAAAAAAGATGGTCCCCGAACCATTAATTCTGGAAATAGGCGGTTCCTCCCCGAAATGAACATTATGGCTGGACACCATTACCTGTGCAGTTGAACGACACAATCCTTTCTCACCAGCAATACGGTTTACACCACAATGATGCGGACAAATTCGGCAGGATTGCAGAATCTGATAAGCATCTTTAATTCGTCTTCGAAATTGAACTTCACTAATATTAAGATAAGATGGGTATTTTCTCATTTTTGATCTTTATTAAATTATCTTTGTAATATCTATAGTATCGCAATTTTCTATTGATTTTGATACTACAAATAATTTAATACTTCAGTTAAAGAATCCAATTGCATATACTGATTAGAAATTGGTTTTTCTTCTTCAAACTTCCAGGTACTGGCAGGAATCAGTATACAGTTTAATCCTAATTGCAATCCAGGATTCAGGTCAGACCTGATACTGTTGCCAATAATCCAGGTTTCTTCTTTCCTTAAATTATGTTCCTGTAAAATCTGTAGATATTCATTGGCTGTTTTATAATTTAAGACATATATGGCCTTAAAATAAGTCTTTAAACCAGAACGCATAATTTTTTGATGCTGTATTTCCGGATCTCCAAGAGTTGCCAGAATTAAGGTATATCGATTTTTGAGATTATTTAATACTAAATCAACTCCTTCTACTGGTTCCGGAGTCTGCTGAAAAACATTCCAGCCAATACTGGCAATTTCTTTTTCTATTTGAGTATTAATTTTCTTACCGAACTTATGGCAAAAATAATGATAAGTCTTCACCAGGCTTAAAGGATACCTTTCTTTGGCAAAACCCTGCTCGGCAATATGCCCTATATCAATTTCATCAAGTTTTTCCAAGGCTTCCTTGCTAGAAAATTTCAATCTGGACATAATCTTGGAAAATTCAGATCTAGCGCAGTTGTAAATTTTGGAAGTCTTGATCAGAGTATCATCGAGATCAAAGATAATAGTATTAATCTTATTATTCCTCCTCATTCTCATTTTGTTAAAGTGAATTTATTATCATATTACCAAAGGATATTTTTTATTATAGCCTGATTTATCATTTCTGGTAAAATTTTTTATTACTTGTAAAACAAATAAATATGATATAATTTTTAATGAAGATAACCTAGAGAAAAAGAAATATAAGGAAAAGAGGAGAAATATGGCAAAAAGTGATACACTTCTTAATAAGAAGAAAAATGGGAAAAAGGTAAAATCTATGTGGCGAGAACTTATTGAAACAGTGGTAAGTGCCGGCATAATCGCCTTTATTATCATAACCTTCATAGGACAGGTTACTGTGGTAAAAGGCGCTTCTATGGAAGATACTTTATTCAACCGGGAAAGACTAATTTGTAATAAGATTGTCTACAGGGTAGCCGAACCTAAGCATGGTGATATAGTAATTTTTAAACCTCCCATTGACCAGAATCACAATTACATTAAAAGGATAATTGCTGTAGGAGAAGATAAAGTAAAAATAGTTGAGGGAATTGTCTATCTCAATGGAGAGAGATTGGAAGAGGATTATATCATACATCGTTCCTTGGAAACAATGCCGGAAATTACGATTCCCGAAAATTCCTATTTCGTACTTGGTGATAACCGGATAAACAGCAGTGATAGTCGTTTCTGGGGCTTTGTCCCGCGAAAAAACATAATAGGTAGGGCTTCTGTAGTTTTTTGGCCTATTACCAAGGCTCGTATGCCTTGAATGAAGAAGGAATAGATAAGAAAAATAAAATATTTTAGAATATGTAAATAATTTGAAAGTAGGATTTATGAAAAAAATTAATAAGTGGATTTGGATTTTCCTTTTATTCTTACTTGTTACACAATTTATCTTCTCTGTTACTTTAATAGCATCAGAGAAAGATCTTATAGCAGAAGCATTATACTATTTGGAACAACAAAATTATAAAATGGCTGCAGATATATTGGAAAAAACATTGACCTTGATATGGAACAAAGCGCCCCTGGAATTAAATAACCTTTGTTTTACCAAAGAAGAAGCAACTGGATTTGGATTTTATCTTAGGAGAGATGATAATCATTTTAAACCAGGAGAAGACTTCTTTATCTACTCTGAACCAAAAAATTATACCATAAAGGAAATAGATGAAGGACTCTACGAAATATATTTTAAAGAAGACCTTTATTTTTTGGATATGGAAGGAAACATTCTTGGAGAGCAAAAGGATTTTCTAGAATACCATATAATCTCTCATGCTCCCAATAAAGAATTATTTATTAACAATGTTATCACTCAGAATGAACCTTTTCCTCCTGGAGATTATCAATTCCTGCTGATAGTTAAAGATGTTGCCAGTCAAAAAACAGTAGAAAAAACAATTAATTTTGTAATTGACTAAAGATGAAGTTAAGTTATAACAAGCTTCAACCCAGGGAGCAAGTTTATTAGCTAAAATAGCAGAGTAATTACTCAGCGATAAATATTCGGCATAGCCATCATCATAACTAGAACAGAGGCTAGGCTATGCCTTTTTTAAAGACAAAGCCTCTGTTGCTTAAAAATCTATTGGTTTACTTCTCTATGATATACTTCCTGGGCAGCAATAATTCCATGTTCAGGTAAGGCATATCCCTGGCTCTTTAATATATTCTCCAGTGCAGATAGAAAAAGCATAACATTATCCTTAGAACAAGAGTAACCCATAAGCCCTATACGCCAGGCTTTTCCCTTGAATTTTCCCAGTCCTCCACCAATTTCAATTCCATATTCATTGAGTAGTGCTTTTCTTACTGTAATATCATCAATTCCCTCTGGAATATAGAGTGCATTTAACTCCGGTAAGCGATAGGCAGCAGGAGCTACCATCTTTAATCCCATCCCCTCCAAACCTGCTACCAGCGCCCTGGAATGCAAACTATGCCTGCGGAATCTTTGCTCTAATCCCTCTTCTAAAACCAGGCGCAAAGCTTCCCGTAAGGCATAAATCATGTTAATGGGGGCAGTATGATGGTAAAATCTTTCTTTGCCCCAGTAACTCTGGAGCATTTGAATATCCAGATACCAGCTTTTGATGGGACTTGTTCTCTGAGTAATAGACTGAAGGGCATTTTCACTGAAAGAAACCGGTGCCAATCCCGGCGGGCAACTTAGACATTTTTGGGTACCGCTATATATGGCATCAACCTGCCACTTATCAGTTTCTACTGGTATACCGGCTAAAGAAGTTACTGCATCCACCACAAAGAGAGCACCTGCCTCTTTTGTTAATCGAGAGATTTCTTCCAGAGGCTGTCTTACCCCGGTTGAAGTTTCGGCATGAACGATTGCTAACAATTTAACCTTACCACTGTCAGTCAGGGCTTTTTGAACTTGCTCTGGTTTTATAACACTACCCCATTCTGCCTGTATAATAACAGGTTCAGCTCCACATCGCTTTACAATATCAGACATTCTCTCTCCAAATAAGCCGCTAATACAGACTACTGCTTTATCCCCTGGTTCCAGAAGGTTCACCAGGCAAGCTTCCATTCCAGCACTACCGGTTCCAGATAGAGCAATAGTCATTTCATTTGCAGTCTGAAATACCTCTTTAAGCATTGCTCTAGTTTCATTCATAATCTCCAGGAAATCCGGATCCAGATGACCTACCAGAGGTGTAGCCATTGCCTTTAATACACGGGGATGAACGTCACTGGGACCGGGTCCTAATAGAACTCTTTTTCTAGGATTTAAATCAGTATAATTTTTCATTTATTAATCCTCCTCCTGATTCATTTTAGGATATAGTAATGGTATTTAGTAAACTGTTAATTTGGTTCTTAGTGTAAATTAGTTTAACTATAAACTTCAAGGTCCTTGCGAGCACTACTTAGGTAGTGCGTGGCAATCTCATACCTGAATTCCCCTATAAAAGTTATGCTGTAAAAATTTAGTTATATTTTATGTTTATAGGATCCTGAGGAATCATAAGCTTAGATAGGAACTGTCCTTAGGATAGTCAAGGCTAATCAAAAAATTGTTTCATAGTAGGATAAAAATCTTTTTCCTCTTCAATAACAGTAACACCTTTTTGTCGAGCAATATTTTTCTGTTCTTCCGTACAGTAACCCCAGCCAGCCAGAAAGACATTAACTCCTAAAATCTGTGTTTCTTCTAGATAACTTAACTGGTCATCGACAAAGTAGATATCCTCAAAATTGACCTTATACTGTGCTACAATAGCCTTCATATGATCGGATTTATTCTTACCGTAGTTCTTATCAAAAATATCCTTCAGGGACATAGGAAATCCAAGATAATCCTGATGGAAAGCAGGGTGAATTGCCTTGCCTAAATTAGAGGTGGCAATAACAACCTTTACTCCCTCCTCTAATAATTGCTTAATTACTGCCACCACCTCCTCATAGACTGGAGATAGGGAAAACCATTTAGTAAAATCTTTCTTTTGCCATTTTTCTTTTTCCTGAAAGAATAATTCATGAAAGAAATGATAATCTAAGTCCATTTCATTGCGAATTTTGATAAATTCTTCCTGGCTTCTTACTTCTATTTGTTCTTCAATAATCTTAGTCATAACCAAAAAATCACAGGACAGCTCCACATAAGCACGCAGTTGTCTGTATTTTTCCATTTCCCGATGGTATTTCTTTTTCATAAGTTCCCAATTATCAAAAGTAAATAATTGACCACCAAAACTTTTTTTCACTTCCGCTCCAAAATGACGGCAATAAGCATTATGACTGACAAACAATGATTTAAGAGCACTATCACTAATTACTCCGTCAAAATCAACTGCTAATATCTTCATTGACACCCTCTGGAAAATGAAATTTGAGTATTATTTTATACCATAATTACTTATAAGGAATTAAACAAAGAAATTTTAATACATGCTCTCCTGCATTTTTGAAGCCATGTTGGGCACCGGGATTTACAAATACCACACTATCTTTTTTAATGAGATAAGTTTTGTCCTCTATCTTGACCTCTCCTTCCCCTTCCAGAATAAATACTTCATGCTCCCAATCGTGAGCATGATAAGGCGTATACCCCCCGGATTGAACCTCAAATAGCCTCATAGCAAAATTTCTGGCATCATCTTTCTCAGAAATGAGCCATCTCACCTTAACATTTTTTGCTTCTCCAGCTTCTACCTCTTCCAAAGGCACCTCATGGTAATCTATCACCTTCATCTAATTTTCCCCCTTACTGCTTTATAATTCTCGCTTATTAACATCTTTTTTCATATATTCCTTTACCATGGAATAGAAATCTTCCTCAAACTCAATAATTGGGATTCCCTCCAGTACAGCCTTTTCCTTTTGTTGAAGAGTAGCATAACTCCAACCGGCTAAAAAAACATGTATACCAAGCCCACGGGTTTGCTCCAAGTGCGTTAACTGATCATCAACAAAGTAAATTTCATCGCATTGTACTCCATAATATTTGTTAATATATTTCATCTGATTTGACTTGTCTTCACCCATACTTACATCAAGTATATCTTCCTCTTTTATGGGTATATTGTAGTAGTTGGGATGAAAAGCCCTGGCGATATACTCCCGACGATTGGAGGTGGCAACCACTACCTTTACCCCTTCCTGAACAAAATGATTAATCCCTCGCACAACTTCCTGGTAAGCTGGTTCCAGTTTAAGCCATCCTTCAAAACTTTTCTCCTGTAATCTTTTTCTCTCTTGATAAAATAGTTGGTGAAACTTCTGAAACTCAAATTGTACAGTATTCCGATAGTAATCAAATTCCTGCTGATTTCGTAAATACCTTTTCTCTTCCAACAATTTTTGAATCAATCCATAGTCCGTTGCGCCTCTGATAAAAGGTCTTAAAGAACGGTAATATTGAATCTCCTGGTCATATTTTTTTTGGATTTTAGTCCAGTTTTGAAAGGTAAATCTTTCTCCACCAAAGACTTTTTTATTAGAACTTCCCACCAACTCTAAATAGGCATTATGACTGATAAAAAGGGAATCTAGAACACTATCAACAATCACCCCATCATAATCAATAGCTAATAGTGGCATGAAAACTTCCTTCTTAATTTATATCTGGTAATCAAGATAAATAATCTTCTCTTAAGGGGTAA
Proteins encoded in this window:
- a CDS encoding aminotransferase class I/II-fold pyridoxal phosphate-dependent enzyme, which produces MCLERLEKALQESLQNLEQEGRLKGREMIITDIRKAKGEEGPRYFLKGREGKPYIRMNSNSYLGLSLRKEMISPGKEATLQFGTGPGAVRFISGTFQAHRKLEQKLANFHKRDDAIIFSSAYTTVLGVLTPLITGETIVISDELNHNCIINAIRLSRPADKAIYRHLDMGELEEQLKKSIGKGKRIVILTDGIFSMRGDYALLDRISELSQRFQKHFAEGVVVVVDDSHGVGCFGATGRGTEEYTKADGVDILIGTLGKAFGVNGGYATSSQTVITYLRENAPLYIYSNPISPAEAAEAYHSLEIIESEEGQAILEHLQRMTRRFEEGLKELGYEIIESDHPIVPLMVRDTKKTKELVNFLIENGILATGLNFPVVPRGDEEIRFQVNADHTPYDIDTVLEVLR
- a CDS encoding L-threonine 3-dehydrogenase, which codes for MKNILVIGATGQIGSELTLALRDRYGSANVVAGGHVKKPSSDKLTDSGPFETADCLDTKALTALLQKYHIDTIYHLPALLSATSEQNPKLAWEVNLQGLINVLDLAKSYQCAVFFPSSIGVFGDSTPKDKTPQDTIQRPSTIYGITKLTGELLCTYYYQKYNLDVRGVRYPGLISYETLPGGGTTDYAVEIFYQALTQQHYSCFLREDTYLDMMYMPDAIKAAIQLMETESSRLVHRNGYNVTAMSFSPRELAEEIKRWIPKFQISYQIDPVRQAIADSWPNSMDDQVARKEWDWQPDYDLPKMTKDMIAKLKVKLNKK
- a CDS encoding GntR family transcriptional regulator, with the protein product MKGSDLFNELKRRIVFFDYKPRQMLNIKDLSKEFGVSAIPIREALIRLEEEKLISIIPNNGAYVSDLSFQELKDVFEVRLFLLGMVGKLAVKRAKQEEIAEMMILAEKIKKEKSRKKIIQLDAQFHDLLNKSTGNEVLADSLEKLRNRLGRLWYLAEKSESYSLQIPQEIESLIKALEARDGERCQQILQEHAIHFIETIKINLYDGYPV
- a CDS encoding ZIP family metal transporter, which translates into the protein MLNAFSLLHPIAQAFLAGIFTWGMTALGAGAVFLTREVNRKLLDAMLGFAAGVMIAASYWSLLAPAIAMGEEGPFPGWVPAAIGFLLGGIFLRVIDAVLPHLHLGLSMKEAEGVSTTWQRSTLLILAVTLHNIPEGLAVGVAFGAVAAGLPASTLSGAIALATGIGIQNFPEGMAISMPLRREGMSARKSFWYGQLSGIVEPIFCMIGVSAVLISRSILPYALAFAAGAMIFVVVEELIPESQQKGNSDLATMGVMIGFTIMMILDVSLG
- a CDS encoding DMT family transporter — protein: MNRTNSRFKAEITLLGVVIIWGYTFPLIKNILLTIPPFTFLTYRFFLAFSVIFLIFYNQLRKIRLQTVKKGFLVGLFLFIGYFGQTVGTQFTTATKTAFITGISVVLVPIFAFFWSREKIQLNSIIGVILAMLGLWLMNSNGTLYYINTGDSLVFLGAVGFALYIIAVDIYTKKYDYIQLVFIQLVTVCFMSFFMSFLFEREALHFSYHQSVLWAIMVTGLFATALAFYLQNRFQRYSSPTKIAIIFSTEPVFGALFSHLILGETVGVFGLIGGIAIFTGMFIAQLEKGEGKETDFYR
- a CDS encoding radical SAM protein, which encodes MRKYPSYLNISEVQFRRRIKDAYQILQSCRICPHHCGVNRIAGEKGLCRSTAQVMVSSHNVHFGEEPPISRINGSGTIFFTNCTLRCIFCQNYPISQLGNGNPISIYQLSSIMLDLQKKGCHNINLVTPTHFVPQIIAAIGKSRKRGLSIPIVYNSSGYESLTTLKLLEGIIDIYLPDAKYADNFIAWKYSRAKNYVSVLKDALREMYRQVGNLKVDQNGVAVSGLIIRHLVLPNNLAGTDQILPWIAKNISQEIYISLMSQYFPTFKAMNYPQLSCGISRKEYQKAKVIFEQCGLKNGWLQQ
- a CDS encoding HAD family hydrolase, with amino-acid sequence MRRNNKINTIIFDLDDTLIKTSKIYNCARSEFSKIMSRLKFSSKEALEKLDEIDIGHIAEQGFAKERYPLSLVKTYHYFCHKFGKKINTQIEKEIASIGWNVFQQTPEPVEGVDLVLNNLKNRYTLILATLGDPEIQHQKIMRSGLKTYFKAIYVLNYKTANEYLQILQEHNLRKEETWIIGNSIRSDLNPGLQLGLNCILIPASTWKFEEEKPISNQYMQLDSLTEVLNYL
- the lepB gene encoding signal peptidase I; the encoded protein is MAKSDTLLNKKKNGKKVKSMWRELIETVVSAGIIAFIIITFIGQVTVVKGASMEDTLFNRERLICNKIVYRVAEPKHGDIVIFKPPIDQNHNYIKRIIAVGEDKVKIVEGIVYLNGERLEEDYIIHRSLETMPEITIPENSYFVLGDNRINSSDSRFWGFVPRKNIIGRASVVFWPITKARMP
- a CDS encoding alanine--glyoxylate aminotransferase family protein — encoded protein: MKNYTDLNPRKRVLLGPGPSDVHPRVLKAMATPLVGHLDPDFLEIMNETRAMLKEVFQTANEMTIALSGTGSAGMEACLVNLLEPGDKAVVCISGLFGERMSDIVKRCGAEPVIIQAEWGSVIKPEQVQKALTDSGKVKLLAIVHAETSTGVRQPLEEISRLTKEAGALFVVDAVTSLAGIPVETDKWQVDAIYSGTQKCLSCPPGLAPVSFSENALQSITQRTSPIKSWYLDIQMLQSYWGKERFYHHTAPINMIYALREALRLVLEEGLEQRFRRHSLHSRALVAGLEGMGLKMVAPAAYRLPELNALYIPEGIDDITVRKALLNEYGIEIGGGLGKFKGKAWRIGLMGYSCSKDNVMLFLSALENILKSQGYALPEHGIIAAQEVYHREVNQ
- a CDS encoding HAD family hydrolase encodes the protein MKILAVDFDGVISDSALKSLFVSHNAYCRHFGAEVKKSFGGQLFTFDNWELMKKKYHREMEKYRQLRAYVELSCDFLVMTKIIEEQIEVRSQEEFIKIRNEMDLDYHFFHELFFQEKEKWQKKDFTKWFSLSPVYEEVVAVIKQLLEEGVKVVIATSNLGKAIHPAFHQDYLGFPMSLKDIFDKNYGKNKSDHMKAIVAQYKVNFEDIYFVDDQLSYLEETQILGVNVFLAGWGYCTEEQKNIARQKGVTVIEEEKDFYPTMKQFFD
- a CDS encoding cupin domain-containing protein produces the protein MKVIDYHEVPLEEVEAGEAKNVKVRWLISEKDDARNFAMRLFEVQSGGYTPYHAHDWEHEVFILEGEGEVKIEDKTYLIKKDSVVFVNPGAQHGFKNAGEHVLKFLCLIPYK